One part of the Acetoanaerobium sticklandii genome encodes these proteins:
- a CDS encoding DMT family transporter: MKNGIFSIGIKGELLVFLSAMGFATMGVLGKMAYSYGLNTTTLLFLRFFIAAIILFLVSHILKRPLKLNAKDGIIAFGFGFIGYNLVSFCYFYSLNFIPASLTAVIFFTYPIFVTLFSFAFFKEKLTPNKILSLVLGSVGILSIVSPGKAQIDYRGIIFSLLGGILYAFYVLGLSLPRVKKIDSVKMSYYTNIFAALGMGIAAIVSNTFIYPINIFALSYAALIGIFATSVAMLALFAGVKRIGAVKGSIIANMEIVIACILGAAFLNEKMGIYQLMGAVLIITSAIMVSLPNKALKKVSLENSFEVK; the protein is encoded by the coding sequence ATGAAAAATGGTATTTTTTCTATAGGTATTAAAGGAGAACTTTTGGTTTTTCTATCGGCTATGGGATTTGCTACAATGGGAGTATTGGGAAAGATGGCTTACAGCTATGGGTTAAATACTACGACTCTTCTTTTTCTAAGATTCTTTATTGCCGCCATTATTCTTTTTTTAGTCTCGCATATTTTAAAACGACCTTTAAAGCTAAATGCCAAAGACGGTATAATAGCATTTGGATTTGGATTTATAGGGTATAATTTGGTTTCCTTTTGTTATTTTTATTCACTAAACTTTATACCTGCATCGCTTACTGCAGTTATTTTTTTTACTTATCCTATTTTTGTAACCTTATTTTCATTTGCTTTTTTCAAAGAAAAGCTTACGCCGAATAAAATTTTATCTTTAGTATTAGGCAGTGTAGGTATTTTATCGATAGTATCTCCAGGAAAAGCTCAAATAGATTATAGAGGAATTATTTTTTCTCTTCTTGGAGGGATTCTATATGCGTTTTATGTACTAGGACTATCTCTCCCGAGAGTAAAGAAAATAGACTCAGTAAAAATGAGTTATTATACCAATATATTTGCAGCTTTAGGTATGGGAATTGCAGCGATAGTAAGTAACACCTTCATATATCCTATAAATATATTTGCTCTTAGCTATGCGGCTCTTATAGGAATATTTGCAACTTCAGTAGCTATGCTTGCTCTTTTTGCAGGAGTGAAGAGAATAGGAGCTGTAAAAGGATCCATAATTGCAAATATGGAAATTGTAATTGCCTGTATACTAGGAGCAGCGTTTTTAAATGAAAAGATGGGAATATATCAGCTTATGGGAGCTGTTCTTATAATTACATCAGCTATTATGGTAAGCCTACCAAACAAAGCTTTAAAAAAAGTATCGTTGGAAAATTCATTTGAAGTGAAGTAA